A region from the Lolium perenne isolate Kyuss_39 chromosome 4, Kyuss_2.0, whole genome shotgun sequence genome encodes:
- the LOC139839166 gene encoding uncharacterized protein — protein MSCCRTTTTMLLLSIKELEDRAKLLNRRRGSMLGRNHIQRNRLLGHEQLMEDYFAEVPTYPPHLFRRRYRMRWSLFVRIMKACEANSNYFKQHRNAAGVMGFNAFQKISSSMRVIAYGIPADYTDEYLRIGEDTTLESVHMFGPTYLRAPNEDGTKRLMEINEKRADGIYSDWATFVKSVKDPKYRIEAEFAKAQEAARKDIERAFGVLQARFAIVRGSARFWDKKTLVNIMTCCMILHNMIIEDERELSLTCFYDNVGTRVEPQRNPDRIEAFLETHRQIENASTHAQLIYDLKMHHWQRHGRRL, from the exons ATGAGCTGCTGCAGGACGACGACCACCATGCTCCTCCTCTCCATCAAGGAGCTGGAGGACCGCGCGAAGCTGCTGAATCGGAGGCGCGGGTCCATGTTGGGCCGGAACCACATCCAGCGGAATCGCCTCCTCGGGCACGAGCAACTGATGGAGGACTACTTCGCCGAGGTACCTACCTACCCTCCCCATCTATTCCGTAGGAGGTATCGCATGCGGTGGAGCTTGTTCGTCCGAATCATGAAGGCTTGCGAAGCAAATTCGAATTACTTCAAGCAACATAGGAATGCCGCCGGGGTGATGGGTTTCAACGCGTTCCAAAAAATCTCTTCTTCCATGAGGGTCATTGCGTATGGCATACCTGCGGATTACACCGACGAGTATCTTCGAATTGGCGAAGATACTACATTGGAGTCGGTGCACATGTTTGGGCCAACCTATCTCCGAGCTCCCAATGAGGATGGCACCAAACGATTGATGGAGATTAATGAGAAAAGAG CTGATGGCATCTATTCGGATTGGGCAACTTTTGTTAAGTCTGTCAAGGATCCTAAATATAGAATAGAAGCTGAATTTGCCAAAGCTCAAGAAGCAGCTCGCAAGGACattgagagagcttttggtgtactgcaagcaaggtttgccatTGTTCGCGGCTCAGCCCGATTTTGGGACAAGAAAACCCTTGTCAACATCATGACATGTTGTatgattcttcacaacatgatcattgaggatGAAAGAGAGTTGAGCTTGACCTGcttctatgacaatgttggcacccgAGTGGAACCCCAACGCAATCCAGATCGCATTGAAGCTTTCCTTGAAACTCATCGGCAGATTGAGAATGCCAGCACCCATGCCCAGCTCATCTATGATCTGAAGATGCACCATTGGCAGCGACACGGCCGTCGCCTTTGA